A stretch of the Saprospiraceae bacterium genome encodes the following:
- a CDS encoding gliding motility-associated C-terminal domain-containing protein, whose product MKFYYIFLLLIVSSLVTAQQNHFVNVPSGGNCCCGQYTEIFFPNLDFEDPPLPPPGGLILYSAGDFFGGWTCTRATIDYKDAFFGNLTLGNPNGRSNFIDLHGSPGFGAIEYNLTGLTPGNMYRIEFWTAQNGSGYTSTGTLKIAGGAWLNENWTVSVDGSVFWFKVTFEFMAMAATAKMEFSSIGGSEWGGTIIDDIRIFECPGDQEGPIVNNPPDDVEVECDKDIPKVPVLNVNDNCDLNPDFTFKEKLELIDPCTKIITRNWEIRDDCGNITYEEQIITVSDKTPPEIKKAPVDARVSCSGDVQKQFSDWIKNNGNATAFDACGKITWRNSYDHNPQKSCDTILVEFIAQDPCGQETSVFGNFIVIDTSAPKINKIAESRNLNCDAAWRDSLKLWLYYHAYAEAIDDCDTVLWTSNFKGDSTKSPLDVTFYVKDKCGNLDSTNATFINRKSSDTFLVNRTSCSIPNSISDTMKFQIAGCDSIVIVNTLKVFPDTSRFFFNTCDPQQKLLDSLYFINVFGCDSIVINSYTLHAIQVNQVQDFSCNYTSRTFDTLTLQGVYCDSIIITEHLPLRKDSIHLLKTSCDSTQKGTIVLNLKNQFACDSIVTIQTDFSPQTISHVQSYECGLVATYTDTMLFTTSLCDSLVITEHLPLFKDSIFIQSHTCDPSQAGMQKNIFKNQFGCDSIVQEEIILDPSQQINLIKYSCLPADTGNRVQIFKNQFGCDSVIQTHTALLKSDSTWIQKFTCKLNESGITTANLINRNGCDSFIITKTDFVKADTAYRIQKTCITNQQGIDTFRISGTFCDSVLIIETKFVASDTSYQFKSSCFPTKAGLDSMLLINHQGCDSLVYIQTDYAPLKLKISIDSISCFNADDGQLQITNIQDFGTSFDVNLNNQTSSNQSNLNKLKPGSYLIYVKDSSGCITDTLQFKLDNPPALITDLGNDLEVNANTEFNLKLNYNRKPQIIQWIPNQLTSCTNCDEIKWTTNQDTWVYTLSTDERNCQSLDSIFIRVRKETKVFVPNSFSPNGDNINDYFYLIGNDDIHIELLQIYSRWGELLFSTENSIPNRAETGWNGSFKNQKMNPGVYVYYARVKLTNGTLQEFKGDLSLIR is encoded by the coding sequence TTGAAATTTTATTATATATTTTTATTACTTATAGTTAGCTCACTTGTAACTGCTCAGCAAAACCATTTCGTAAATGTACCATCAGGGGGAAATTGTTGCTGTGGGCAATACACAGAAATTTTCTTTCCCAACCTTGATTTTGAAGATCCGCCTTTGCCACCTCCCGGTGGACTGATTTTATATTCTGCGGGTGATTTTTTTGGTGGGTGGACCTGTACGCGGGCTACTATTGATTATAAAGATGCCTTTTTTGGAAATCTGACTTTAGGCAACCCAAATGGGCGCTCCAATTTTATTGATTTACATGGTTCGCCCGGATTTGGAGCGATTGAATACAATCTTACAGGCCTCACTCCAGGTAATATGTACCGAATTGAATTCTGGACCGCGCAAAACGGGAGTGGCTATACATCTACAGGAACTTTAAAAATTGCTGGCGGAGCCTGGTTGAATGAAAACTGGACTGTTTCGGTTGATGGAAGTGTTTTTTGGTTTAAAGTGACCTTTGAATTTATGGCAATGGCAGCTACTGCCAAGATGGAATTCAGTAGCATTGGAGGCAGTGAATGGGGCGGCACTATAATTGATGACATCCGTATTTTTGAGTGTCCTGGCGATCAGGAAGGTCCCATTGTAAATAATCCGCCAGATGATGTTGAAGTAGAATGTGATAAAGACATTCCCAAAGTACCCGTTCTCAATGTAAACGATAATTGCGATTTAAATCCAGACTTTACTTTTAAAGAAAAATTGGAATTGATCGATCCGTGCACCAAGATAATTACACGAAATTGGGAAATTCGGGATGATTGTGGAAATATAACTTATGAAGAGCAAATTATAACCGTTTCAGATAAAACCCCTCCGGAAATAAAAAAGGCACCTGTTGATGCCCGAGTCAGCTGCTCTGGTGATGTACAAAAACAATTTTCCGATTGGATTAAAAACAATGGCAATGCAACTGCATTTGATGCCTGTGGTAAAATTACCTGGCGAAATTCCTACGATCATAATCCGCAAAAATCCTGCGATACCATCCTGGTTGAATTCATCGCACAGGATCCTTGCGGTCAAGAAACCAGTGTATTCGGAAATTTCATTGTAATAGATACCAGTGCCCCTAAAATTAATAAAATAGCCGAAAGCAGAAATTTAAATTGCGATGCAGCCTGGCGCGACTCTCTTAAATTGTGGTTGTATTATCACGCATACGCAGAAGCTATAGATGATTGTGATACTGTATTGTGGACAAGCAACTTTAAAGGCGATTCTACTAAATCACCACTAGATGTTACATTTTATGTGAAAGATAAATGTGGAAATCTTGACAGCACAAATGCCACATTTATCAATCGTAAAAGCAGCGATACTTTTTTAGTAAACAGAACTTCCTGTAGTATTCCGAATTCCATTTCAGATACTATGAAATTCCAGATCGCAGGCTGTGATAGCATTGTGATTGTCAATACCCTCAAAGTCTTTCCAGATACGAGTCGATTTTTCTTTAATACCTGTGATCCACAACAAAAACTATTGGATAGTTTGTACTTTATCAATGTATTTGGTTGCGATTCAATTGTGATCAATTCATACACCTTGCATGCAATTCAAGTAAATCAGGTACAGGATTTTTCATGTAATTATACCAGCCGAACATTTGATACTTTGACCCTTCAGGGAGTCTATTGTGATTCAATTATCATCACTGAACACCTGCCTTTGCGAAAAGATTCGATCCATTTATTGAAAACCAGTTGTGACAGCACACAAAAAGGAACCATTGTATTAAATTTAAAAAATCAATTTGCTTGTGATAGCATTGTAACCATTCAAACTGATTTTTCACCACAAACAATTTCACACGTTCAATCGTATGAATGTGGTTTAGTTGCTACTTATACAGATACAATGCTTTTTACAACGAGTTTGTGTGACAGTTTAGTAATCACAGAACATCTACCATTATTTAAGGACAGCATTTTTATCCAATCACATACCTGTGATCCATCACAAGCAGGCATGCAAAAAAATATATTTAAAAACCAATTTGGTTGCGACAGCATCGTACAAGAGGAAATTATATTAGACCCTAGCCAACAAATCAATCTAATAAAATATAGTTGCCTTCCAGCTGATACAGGAAATCGAGTTCAAATCTTTAAAAATCAATTTGGTTGCGACAGCGTCATCCAAACACATACTGCGTTGTTGAAATCCGACAGCACATGGATTCAAAAATTTACTTGTAAATTAAATGAATCAGGAATTACAACGGCAAACTTAATAAATAGAAACGGTTGCGATAGTTTTATCATTACGAAAACGGATTTTGTTAAAGCAGATACCGCTTATCGAATTCAGAAGACCTGTATCACCAATCAACAAGGAATTGATACATTCAGAATCTCAGGAACCTTCTGTGATAGTGTGCTAATAATTGAAACAAAATTTGTGGCTTCTGATACAAGTTATCAATTCAAAAGCAGTTGCTTTCCAACAAAAGCAGGTTTGGATAGTATGCTATTGATTAACCATCAGGGTTGCGATTCTCTGGTATACATTCAAACAGATTACGCTCCCTTAAAATTGAAAATATCCATTGATTCGATTAGTTGTTTTAATGCGGATGATGGTCAACTCCAAATTACCAATATACAAGATTTTGGAACCAGCTTTGATGTAAACCTAAACAACCAAACTTCAAGCAACCAATCAAATTTAAATAAATTAAAACCCGGCAGCTATCTGATTTACGTGAAAGACAGTTCGGGCTGTATAACAGATACCTTACAATTTAAATTAGACAATCCTCCTGCACTGATTACCGATTTAGGAAATGATCTGGAAGTTAATGCCAATACGGAATTCAATTTAAAATTGAATTACAATCGCAAGCCCCAAATTATACAGTGGATTCCAAACCAACTTACAAGTTGCACGAATTGTGATGAAATTAAATGGACGACCAATCAGGATACTTGGGTGTACACATTGAGTACGGATGAACGAAATTGTCAGTCATTAGATTCTATTTTCATTCGTGTTCGAAAAGAAACCAAGGTATTTGTCCCCAACAGCTTTTCTCCAAATGGTGATAACATCAATGATTATTTTTACCTTATCGGAAATGACGACATTCACATAGAGCTTTTACAAATTTACAGTCGCTGGGGGGAATTATTGTTTTCAACAGAAAACAGCATTCCAAATCGTGCTGAAACCGGTTGGAATGGCAGTTTTAAAAATCAGAAAATGAATCCTGGCGTTTATGTGTATTATGCACGAGTTAAACTAACCAACGGAACACTTCAGGAGTTTAAAGGTGATTTGAGTTTGATAAGGTAA
- a CDS encoding ketoacyl-ACP synthase III codes for MSNLVYKTVITGTGCFIPPIIKTNRDFTVHDFFDENKNRIETDPSVVVEKFRQITGIEERRYAPTEMNTSDIGTYAAKEALDDSGIDPESLDQIIVAQNFGNVIKHTNQSDMVPSLAARIKHNLKIKNPHCVAYDVLFGCPGWIQGMIQADAFLKARLANKCLVIGAETLSRVIDVYDRDSMIYSDGAGACVVEYQEVDAINGSGMLSSASASHCMEEVYFLNLGESYFPNSDPRQRFIKMKGRKIYEFALTYVPAAMKECLDKANAKIQDVKMIFIHQANEKMDEAIIKNLYKLYGINQTPTNTIPMNIHKLGNSSVATVPTLFDTVRKEKLEGFTLEKGDLVLFASVGAGMNINAVCYRM; via the coding sequence ATGAGTAATTTAGTATATAAAACCGTCATTACAGGTACCGGGTGTTTTATTCCGCCTATAATTAAAACGAATAGGGACTTTACCGTACATGATTTTTTTGATGAAAATAAAAATAGAATCGAAACAGATCCTTCAGTCGTGGTTGAAAAATTCAGACAAATTACAGGCATTGAAGAAAGACGTTATGCTCCTACCGAAATGAATACTTCTGATATTGGAACGTATGCTGCCAAAGAAGCTTTAGATGATAGCGGCATTGATCCTGAATCCTTAGATCAGATTATCGTAGCTCAAAATTTTGGCAATGTGATTAAGCATACGAATCAATCTGACATGGTTCCCTCCCTGGCTGCTCGAATCAAACATAATCTTAAAATAAAAAATCCCCATTGCGTAGCGTATGATGTATTGTTTGGCTGTCCAGGTTGGATTCAGGGAATGATTCAAGCTGATGCTTTTTTAAAAGCCCGATTAGCGAATAAATGTTTAGTCATAGGTGCAGAAACTTTGAGCAGAGTCATCGATGTGTATGACCGTGACAGCATGATTTATTCAGATGGTGCAGGTGCTTGTGTTGTAGAATATCAGGAAGTAGATGCAATAAATGGAAGTGGCATGTTGAGTTCGGCAAGCGCATCCCATTGCATGGAAGAAGTTTATTTTTTAAATTTAGGAGAATCTTATTTTCCAAATTCAGACCCACGTCAACGTTTTATTAAAATGAAAGGTCGTAAGATTTATGAATTTGCTCTAACCTATGTACCAGCCGCAATGAAAGAATGTCTGGATAAAGCAAATGCCAAAATCCAGGATGTTAAAATGATTTTTATACATCAGGCAAATGAAAAAATGGATGAGGCCATTATTAAAAACTTATACAAATTGTATGGAATCAACCAAACTCCTACAAATACCATCCCAATGAATATTCACAAACTGGGAAATAGTTCAGTAGCTACGGTTCCAACTTTATTTGATACAGTGCGTAAAGAAAAACTTGAAGGATTTACATTAGAAAAAGGAGATTTGGTATTATTTGCATCTGTAGGGGCAGGAATGAATATTAACGCAGTTTGTTATCGAATGTAA
- a CDS encoding DUF4256 domain-containing protein: MSKNIKKELSSNQITALLEVLKSRFEKNMQRHKNLEWSQIQTKLKAQPAKLWSLQEMEQTGGEPDVIDYDKKSGEFIFCDCSVESPKGRRSLCYDREGLNSRKEFKPENSAMDLAEAMGIELLTEENYQDLQKLGTFDAKTSSWIKTPAAIRKHGGALFGDFRYGAVFIYHNGASSYYAARGFRGLLRV; encoded by the coding sequence ATGTCTAAAAATATTAAAAAGGAGCTGAGCTCAAATCAAATTACTGCGTTGCTTGAGGTATTGAAAAGTCGCTTTGAAAAAAACATGCAACGTCATAAGAATCTTGAATGGAGTCAAATTCAAACAAAACTTAAGGCTCAGCCGGCTAAACTTTGGTCGCTTCAAGAAATGGAGCAAACAGGTGGTGAGCCAGATGTTATAGATTATGATAAAAAATCGGGTGAATTTATTTTTTGTGATTGTTCGGTTGAAAGCCCAAAAGGCAGACGAAGTTTATGTTATGATCGCGAAGGATTGAATTCAAGAAAAGAATTTAAACCTGAAAATAGCGCAATGGATTTGGCAGAAGCTATGGGCATCGAACTTTTAACTGAAGAAAATTATCAAGATTTACAAAAACTTGGAACCTTCGATGCAAAAACTTCGAGTTGGATAAAAACACCTGCTGCAATTAGAAAACATGGCGGTGCATTATTTGGTGATTTTCGTTACGGTGCTGTATTTATATATCACAACGGAGCATCCTCTTATTATGCTGCAAGAGGATTTCGTGGATTGTTACGTGTTTAA
- a CDS encoding SET domain-containing protein-lysine N-methyltransferase produces the protein MFTAIDIYKDEIIAIYKGKILSEAEINKRVKEGKDRYFINMLNGSIMDSINSKCFAKYANDANGKSKSKFKNNAVITLTDKDKVCLMAIKDIRAGDEIFCSYGKKYWKKHS, from the coding sequence TTGTTTACAGCCATCGACATTTACAAAGATGAAATCATTGCAATTTATAAAGGAAAAATATTAAGTGAGGCTGAAATAAATAAAAGAGTTAAAGAAGGAAAAGACAGGTACTTCATCAATATGCTGAATGGGAGTATCATGGATTCTATAAATTCCAAATGCTTTGCTAAATATGCAAATGACGCCAATGGCAAATCCAAATCAAAGTTCAAAAATAATGCTGTAATTACACTTACTGACAAAGACAAAGTTTGTCTGATGGCCATAAAGGATATTCGTGCTGGTGATGAAATTTTCTGTAGTTACGGTAAAAAATACTGGAAAAAACATAGTTAA
- a CDS encoding aspartyl protease family protein: protein MNTQSTENISSLLISMGYLVVPITQNIAGQLIINGVEGLYILDSGAGQTVVDTKQCENLNLKLNMDDATYSGGGLGVHSIETIPSYNNKIEINGFKIDTLPIAVMSLASAWESLAVIGAQEDLYGIMGVDLLRAGEAILDFNTMTLYLRKVIPQFN, encoded by the coding sequence ATGAATACACAAAGCACCGAAAATATATCATCCTTGCTCATTTCGATGGGATACCTTGTTGTTCCAATTACTCAGAATATTGCAGGCCAATTGATAATAAATGGTGTTGAAGGTTTATATATTCTTGACTCAGGAGCTGGACAAACTGTGGTAGACACAAAACAATGTGAAAATTTAAATTTAAAACTTAATATGGATGATGCGACCTATTCAGGTGGAGGGCTTGGGGTGCACAGTATTGAAACCATCCCATCTTATAACAATAAAATTGAAATTAATGGATTTAAAATAGATACCTTGCCCATTGCTGTCATGTCGTTAGCATCTGCATGGGAGTCACTTGCTGTAATTGGAGCACAAGAAGATCTGTATGGTATAATGGGTGTCGATTTACTAAGAGCAGGCGAGGCCATTCTTGATTTCAATACAATGACACTTTATTTAAGGAAAGTAATTCCTCAATTCAATTGA
- a CDS encoding dihydrofolate reductase: MKSERNLILYIACSLDGFIAKQNDDLSFLSMVEEPGEDYGYHDFIDSIDCVLIGRKTYEWVMNQVSVFPHSNKETYVITRKPRPSIGNIQFYTGSLKDLVFKLKAREGKHIFVDGGAELVNALLKENLIDEFIISIIPVLLGNGLSLFKSDSFEIPMKLISTKQFNKGLVQLHYKRMLT; the protein is encoded by the coding sequence ATGAAATCAGAAAGGAACTTAATACTTTATATTGCATGCAGTTTAGATGGCTTTATTGCAAAGCAAAATGACGACTTATCATTTTTGTCAATGGTTGAAGAACCAGGTGAAGACTATGGATACCATGACTTTATTGATAGCATAGATTGTGTACTCATTGGACGGAAAACCTATGAATGGGTTATGAACCAGGTTTCTGTATTTCCTCATAGTAACAAGGAAACTTATGTTATAACAAGAAAACCAAGGCCAAGCATTGGCAATATTCAATTTTATACCGGAAGTTTAAAAGATCTGGTTTTTAAGCTCAAAGCACGTGAAGGAAAACATATTTTTGTTGATGGAGGTGCAGAATTAGTGAATGCACTATTAAAAGAAAATCTCATTGATGAATTTATCATTTCTATTATTCCTGTTCTTCTTGGCAATGGGCTAAGCTTATTTAAATCTGATAGCTTTGAAATTCCTATGAAATTGATAAGTACTAAGCAATTTAACAAGGGACTGGTTCAGCTTCATTATAAGCGAATGCTCACATAA